The window GAGCATCGACCCCGCCCTGCGCCAGACGGTCCTCGATTCGCTCGACGGGCTGCTCGCCGCGTTCGAGCTCGAGCCGCTCGGCGCCGACCGGTTCCGGGTCCGCTCCGAGCCGCCCCGGTTCAACCGTGTCTTCGGCGGGCAGTCGCTCGCCCAGGCGCTCGTGGCGGCACGCGCGACCGTCACCGGCCAGGAGCCGTCCTCGCTGCACGCCTCCTTCGTCCAGGCCGGCAAGCCGGGGGTCGCTGTCGAGCTGGTGGTCGACCGGGTGCGCGACGGCCGGTCGATGTCGACGCGTCAGGTGACGGTCCGCCAAGGCGACCGCGTCCTGTTGGCCGCGATCGTCACCTTCCACGCGAACGGCCCCGGCCCCGAGCCCCCGGTCGACCCGTCGGTCCCCACCGCGGACCCCGAACTGCTGCCGCTGCTCCAGGACTGGGCGGTCAAGGCCCCGCCGGAGCTACGGCCGCAGGCACTGTTCTGGGTCGACCGCCCGCCGCCGCTCGAGATGCGGCTCGCCGAACCGGTCGTCTTCATGGGCGGCACTCCGGCCGCCGGGCCGCGCTCGCACTGGATGCGCCTGCCCCGCGACGTCGGCGCCGACCCGGGCCTGCACGCGGCGCTGCTCACCTACGCGAGCGACTACTTCCTGCTCGACATGGCCTTCCGGTCCTATCCCGACGGCGCCACCCCGGACTACTCGTCGGCCTGCAGCCTCGACCACACCATCTGGCTCCACCGCCCGGTACGGTTCGACCGCTGGCACCGGCACACCCAGGAGGCGGTCGTCGTCGCGGGTCACCGCGGCCTCGTGCGCGGCGCGATCCACGACGCCGACGGGCGCCTGGTGGCCACCGTGGCTCAGGAGGTGCTCGTGCGCCCGAAGGGAGCGTCGACGTGACGACCGAGATCCCGGCTGGCCCGTTCCCGCCGCTAGCGTTCCAGCACCCTCTCTTCCAGCAGCCCTGGCCGGAGGGCGAGTACCGGCTGTTCCAGCTCGGCTTCGTCGTCGACGACCTCGTCGCCGCCGCCCGCCGATGGGCGGCGGTGTTCGGCGTCGGCCCGTTCCACGTGCTGCCACCCATCGAGCAGGCCTGCACCTACCGTGGTGCCGCCACGGGGATCAACCTCCAGGTCGGCGTGGCCCAGGCCGGCCCGGTCCAGATCGAGCTCATCACCCAGCGCTGCGACCGCGACAGCATCTTCCGCGAGCAGGCCCTCGCCGGCCGGGCGGGCTTCCACCAGCTCTGCACGGTCACGCCCGACT of the Pseudofrankia saprophytica genome contains:
- a CDS encoding acyl-CoA thioesterase, producing the protein MSIDPALRQTVLDSLDGLLAAFELEPLGADRFRVRSEPPRFNRVFGGQSLAQALVAARATVTGQEPSSLHASFVQAGKPGVAVELVVDRVRDGRSMSTRQVTVRQGDRVLLAAIVTFHANGPGPEPPVDPSVPTADPELLPLLQDWAVKAPPELRPQALFWVDRPPPLEMRLAEPVVFMGGTPAAGPRSHWMRLPRDVGADPGLHAALLTYASDYFLLDMAFRSYPDGATPDYSSACSLDHTIWLHRPVRFDRWHRHTQEAVVVAGHRGLVRGAIHDADGRLVATVAQEVLVRPKGAST
- a CDS encoding VOC family protein, producing MTTEIPAGPFPPLAFQHPLFQQPWPEGEYRLFQLGFVVDDLVAAARRWAAVFGVGPFHVLPPIEQACTYRGAATGINLQVGVAQAGPVQIELITQRCDRDSIFREQALAGRAGFHQLCTVTPDYDGKRAFYQGNGYELACELTSADGIRVGYFDTLEDFGFVTEVVERTPGFLKQLARVAATCAQWDGTDPVRLLTRDGYRVP